A window of the Vibrio fluvialis genome harbors these coding sequences:
- the rpmA gene encoding 50S ribosomal protein L27, producing the protein MAHKKAGGSTRNGRDSESKRLGVKRFGGESVLAGNIIVRQRGTKFHAGTNVGIGKDHTLFALSDGKVKFEVKGPKNRKFVSIEAE; encoded by the coding sequence ATGGCACACAAAAAAGCTGGTGGTTCTACTCGTAACGGCCGCGATTCTGAAAGTAAACGTCTAGGTGTTAAACGTTTCGGCGGTGAATCTGTTCTTGCAGGTAACATCATCGTTCGTCAACGTGGCACTAAGTTCCACGCTGGTACTAACGTAGGTATCGGTAAAGACCACACTCTATTCGCTCTATCTGACGGTAAAGTGAAGTTCGAAGTGAAAGGTCCTAAAAACCGTAAATTCGTTAGCATCGAAGCTGAATAA
- the rplU gene encoding 50S ribosomal protein L21 translates to MYAVFQSGGKQHRVSEGQTLRLEKLDVETGATVEFDKVLLVANGEEVKVGAPLVEGGKVTAEVVQHGRGDKIKIVKFRRRKHSRKQQGHRQWFTEVKITGINA, encoded by the coding sequence ATGTACGCTGTTTTCCAATCTGGTGGTAAACAACACCGTGTAAGCGAAGGTCAAACTCTTCGTTTAGAGAAATTAGACGTTGAAACTGGCGCAACTGTAGAATTTGATAAAGTTCTGCTGGTTGCTAACGGTGAAGAAGTGAAAGTTGGCGCTCCTCTTGTAGAGGGCGGCAAAGTGACTGCAGAAGTTGTACAACACGGTCGTGGCGATAAAATTAAAATCGTTAAGTTCCGTCGTCGTAAGCACTCTCGCAAGCAACAAGGTCACCGTCAGTGGTTCACAGAAGTGAAAATCACTGGTATCAACGCTTAA